The Lemur catta isolate mLemCat1 chromosome 6, mLemCat1.pri, whole genome shotgun sequence sequence TTCTGCTCCTCTGGCCCCTTACCCTCGTAGTTGATGCAGCCATTGCTGTCCTCATGTCCTGCTAGAACAGTCTCCACCTCCTCCTCAGTCATCTTCTCTCCTGAACCCCAGACACAGGCGTTTgacctctgccttccctccctcatCCACCCAAGGGCCATATTCTTCAGGGTGGTACCTCCTCTTTTCCCATCCTGGAGACTTCCCATAACCACAGCCCCCAAGGGAATCCTCCCCGGTAATGGATGCCTCTTGCTTTTCGTTTTGTCTTGGTACTGGAGCACACTTTTAACGGTCAAGGAAACTGAATCCCAGAGGGTTAAGAGACTTGTACCAGATCACAGAACACAAGCAtctattccaaaacaaaaatttgggTCACCCACCTCATCCCCTTTCTTCTGTCCTTTAGGAGGCACTTTAGCCTCTGGAGGAGCAAGTCCTTCAGCTTCTGCTCCCATGGCTGGGCCCTTCTCAGTCTCCTGCCCATGACCTGCAGGACAGTAATCCCCTCCCCCTGGCCAATCTCCTTCCTAGTCCActctccccctcctgcccccaccccaaaggAGTTCTGGTCCCTGCCTCACCCAGGGTGGTGAGAACGTGTCTGAGCTCTGCTCCCATGACTTTGCCATTCCCCTCCTTATCAAATACGCGAAGCCCCTCCAAGTAGTCTTCATATGTGCCTTGGTCCCGGTTCTTAGCCACTGCCTGAAGCATGGGCAGGAAAGTCTCAAAGTCCACACGCTTGGACTTCAGCTCTGGAAGttaaagaaatgagagagaagtCACTGTGGTATCACCTAGGTCCCAGTTTCCACCCCTACCACAATAACATTCATCTTGTTAGAAAAACAATCAGAATGTTTTTCTGCCCCTGTGACAGTTTTGAAGTCCCGAGATCCACCCTAGCATCCTTTGTCAGCTTACCAACATCTCACCATTGAAAACTGAAAACCTGCATTGTTCCAAGGGTCCTCTCACCGTCACTCTTGGGGTTCCCCAGGACCCTGAGCACCTCGGCGTTGGTAGGGTTCTGGCCCAGAGCCCTCATCACATCCCCACACTGGCTGTACAGGATCTTGCCATCCCCTACTCGGTCAAACAGCTCAAAGGCCTCTTTGAACTCTGAGGTATAAGAAGAGGTCAGTGTTAACAAGGGGTTCCCACCACCCCCAGACAGAAGGAAGGTTCAGAAACCataagggaggaaaagaagactATTGTGGAAGTTTCAAGGACAGGAATAGGGTTAGGGGAATAGAAAGGATCTGACTGGGACTTGGGACTGGACAGTGGGCTTAGGGGACCAGCTTCTCCTCACCCTCCAGCTGGTCCTTGTTAAACTCGATCTGTGGAAGAAAAGAGCAGGTGGGGAGAGATGACAGGGCTTATTCAATCCCTCTCCAGCACTCCTCCCAAACCAACTGGCAGCCACTTCTGGGGAGGGGCTCAGAAGGACCAGGCTGGGAGCCCAGCCACCTCAGTCCCATTCCCAGCTCTGGGCTTTGGGAGAATCCCAAGAGGAGGAATTATAGGGGGGGAGGGTTTCCTGGGAACAGGGTTAATCCCATGCCACCTGTTCCCCTCCCTCCACTGCCCTGAGCCCTGCATCCCTCACATAACTGGGGGCTGAACAAAGGCTAAATTTACCCCTGGCCCCCAGCTGTGATTGTCTAACAAGTCTGTCCTCTTCAGCCTCCCCTCCTGGGGTTCAGGGATACAGCCTTGTGAGTTGAACCACCAGCCAGGGCAGGCAGCAGCTCTCTTCCCTTCACCTTGAAACCCTCCTCAGAACCCAGGTGTTCCCCATCTCAGAGTCCCTCCTCCAGCAGGGGGTGAGTGTATAAGTGCATATACATAAGTATTAGAGGGAGAGAACAGCAGAGACAACAGTGGTTCCCCATAAGTCTGGAAGCTTCCAAATGGGAGACTAAAGGGAACCCCCCAATCCAATCCCGGTGCTCATTGATTCTCTACCTTCTAGATGCTCCCTAATCCCGTAGGCTGTATTCGCACCAACAAACCCCCACTCCCAAAGTCTATCTTTACTTTCCGGCGACTCACCACCACTTTGGAGAGATCGATAGGGGGCTCCTTGGTTTTCTCAGGGGCCTGGGGAACAGCTGGCTCAGCCTTGGTCTTGACTGGAGGGGCCCCTGCTGCTGGCTTGGCAGCAGGCTTGGAGATGGAGGGCCCTGCTGGTTTCTTCACGGGAACATCCTTCTTGGGAGGCATGATGTCCGGTGGCCAAAGGACAGTGTGCCGATGGGGGCACCCATCTCTGTTTAAATAGCCAGGGAGCCTGGGATGTCaaggggcgggggcaggggcagggagccaGTTGGCGGTGGCGAGGATGAGGTAGAGGAGAGATATGCCCGCCTGCCCTCACACCCCTGGCTTCCTATGGCTCAGGACTCCTGCCCCAAGGTCTTCTTCCCTCTGTCCACTCCTCCCCAAAGGGTGGCCAGAACAACGTTCCCTCTGGGGGCAGAAGGAGGAAGCCAGAGACTGCCCAGAATGGAGGAGTTAACCTCCGGGGTGAAGATAGGATGCTTGCCAGTGACAGACAGAGGTGAGGCAAAGGAGGGGATCCAACAGCTTTAGACTCTGGAAGGGccaggaaggggtgaggggtTTAGGGAGGCTTGTGTGAACTGGGATAAGTTAAAGTGGGGTCTGGAAGCCGtgaaaggtaaaaaaaacaaaaacaagcagctCATCCATCCAATCCCTCCACCACCCTTCGACTGTGGGTGAGGTTAACCCCACAGTCTACTAATCCCCAATACTTGTAGTCCCTAGGCCCCCACCCAGCTCAGAACTGGAACTGCACAGTA is a genomic window containing:
- the MYL6B gene encoding myosin light chain 6B isoform X2, yielding MSPRRAGFALGSGVSREPAGARGLRLPACSTAARFNPSGQGAEPRPAPASYPDPAGLPGYLNRDGCPHRHTVLWPPDIMPPKKDVPVKKPAGPSISKPAAKPAAGAPPVKTKAEPAVPQAPEKTKEPPIDLSKVVIEFNKDQLEEFKEAFELFDRVGDGKILYSQCGDVMRALGQNPTNAEVLRVLGNPKSDELKSKRVDFETFLPMLQAVAKNRDQGTYEDYLEGLRVFDKEGNGKVMGAELRHVLTTLGEKMTEEEVETVLAGHEDSNGCINYEAFLKHILSV
- the MYL6B gene encoding myosin light chain 6B isoform X1, with product MSPRRAGFALGSGVSREPAGARGLRLPACSTAARFNPSGQGAEPRPAPASYPDPAGDGCPHRHTVLWPPDIMPPKKDVPVKKPAGPSISKPAAKPAAGAPPVKTKAEPAVPQAPEKTKEPPIDLSKVVIEFNKDQLEEFKEAFELFDRVGDGKILYSQCGDVMRALGQNPTNAEVLRVLGNPKSDELKSKRVDFETFLPMLQAVAKNRDQGTYEDYLEGLRVFDKEGNGKVMGAELRHVLTTLGEKMTEEEVETVLAGHEDSNGCINYEAFLKHILSV